Within the Arthrobacter sp. UKPF54-2 genome, the region GGGGCAACGCCGTCCGGGTCCCGATCGTCAAGGGCGCGGACCGCGGCACCGTTCCCGCAGGCAAGTAAACTGGGAGCGATGACTACTTCTGCCCTGCCCCCCGCCCTGGCGGACATCGTTGACGATTTCCAGGCCCTCGAGGAAGCCGAGCGGCTGCAGTTGCTGCTGGAGTTTTCCCGCGAACTGCCGGATCCTCCGGCCCGGCTCCAGGACCACCCCGAGCTGATGGAGCAGGTGGTGGAATGCCAGTCGCCGCTGTTCCTGACCATCGAAACGGAGCCGGCCGGTGGTGCGCAGTCCGGCGGTCCGCCGGAGCGCGTGCGGCTGTTCTTCAAGGCCCCGCCGGAGGCGCCCACCACCCGCGGCTTCGCCGGCGTGCTGCACGAGGGGCTCGACGGGCTCAGCCCGGCCGAGATCCTGGCCGTCCCGGACGACATGCCCGA harbors:
- a CDS encoding SufE family protein produces the protein MTTSALPPALADIVDDFQALEEAERLQLLLEFSRELPDPPARLQDHPELMEQVVECQSPLFLTIETEPAGGAQSGGPPERVRLFFKAPPEAPTTRGFAGVLHEGLDGLSPAEILAVPDDMPELLGLTRAITPLRMRGMTAMLGRIKRKVAALPQHG